The following are encoded together in the Methylorubrum sp. B1-46 genome:
- a CDS encoding peptidylprolyl isomerase, giving the protein MPIPFSLRRASALALILAAPCLSGVALAQTPAPKAATPAPAAASPDTVVARVNGQPITGADLALAGEDPALSLPGVDESAKQNLLVDYMIDLKVGAQAAEAAKVGDSPEFKRKLAYFRDKLLLDDYLEREAKKAVTPEAAKALYDQTVKSMKPEEEVRARHILVESEDEAKKIAARIKGGEDFAKIAGEVSKDPGSKTEGGDLGWFTQERMVKPFADAAFKMTPGQVSDPVKTQFGWHVLRVEEKRTKPVPTFDEMKEQIDQYLTRKAQQDTIVKLREAAKVERTGSSAPAAGETKKP; this is encoded by the coding sequence ATGCCGATTCCGTTCTCCCTCCGGCGCGCGAGCGCCCTCGCGCTGATCCTCGCCGCGCCGTGCCTGTCCGGCGTTGCCCTCGCCCAGACGCCGGCCCCGAAAGCGGCGACGCCGGCGCCTGCGGCGGCCTCGCCCGATACGGTGGTGGCGCGGGTCAACGGGCAGCCGATCACCGGTGCCGACCTCGCGCTCGCGGGCGAGGATCCGGCCCTATCGCTGCCCGGCGTCGACGAGAGCGCCAAGCAGAACCTGCTGGTCGATTACATGATCGATCTCAAGGTCGGCGCGCAGGCGGCCGAGGCCGCCAAGGTCGGCGACAGCCCTGAGTTCAAGCGCAAGCTGGCCTATTTCCGCGACAAGCTTCTGCTCGACGACTACCTCGAGCGCGAGGCCAAGAAGGCGGTGACGCCCGAGGCCGCCAAGGCGCTCTACGACCAGACTGTGAAGTCGATGAAGCCCGAGGAGGAGGTGCGGGCCCGCCACATCCTCGTCGAGAGCGAGGATGAGGCCAAGAAGATCGCCGCCCGCATCAAGGGCGGCGAGGATTTCGCCAAGATCGCGGGCGAAGTGTCGAAAGATCCCGGCTCCAAGACCGAAGGAGGCGATCTCGGCTGGTTCACCCAGGAGCGGATGGTGAAGCCGTTCGCGGACGCTGCCTTCAAGATGACGCCGGGCCAGGTCTCGGACCCGGTCAAGACGCAGTTCGGCTGGCACGTGCTGCGCGTCGAGGAGAAGCGGACGAAGCCGGTGCCGACCTTCGACGAGATGAAGGAGCAGATCGACCAGTACCTCACCCGCAAGGCTCAGCAGGACACCATCGTCAAGCTGCGCGAGGCGGCCAAGGTCGAGCGCACAGGCAGCAGCGCCCCGGCCGCAGGCGAGACCAAGAAGCCGTAA
- the secA gene encoding preprotein translocase subunit SecA has translation MLGALAKKIFGSSNDRRVKGFRPRVAAINALEPEISALTDEQLRARTQAFRDQLAAGTRLDDLLVPAFATVREAAKRVLGQRHFDVQMIGGMVLHESGISEMKTGEGKTLVATLPVYLNALEGKGVHVVTVNDYLASRDAEWMGRVYRFLGLTVGTIVHGLDDGQRKDAYACDITYGTNNEFGFDYLRDNMKYELSQMTQRGHHFAIVDEVDSILIDEARTPLIISGPVDDRSELYVAVDSIMPQLLPEHYDLDEKQRQVSLTEAGNEFIEEALREAGILKEGDLYDAHNVTLVHHVNQALRAHTLFTLDKDYIVKNDEVVIIDEFTGRMMQGRRYSEGLHQALEAKERVTIQPENQTLASITFQNYFRLYKKLAGMTGTASTEADEFAEIYKLDVVDIPTNKEIERVDEDDEVYRTVEEKYEAIIKEIDKAHRRLQPVLVGTGSIEKSELIGELLKKAGYTLLDYSDPNALTDVYAAARENRVTKRFAVLNARFHEQEAYIVAEAGVPGAITIATNMAGRGTDIKLGGNLEMRIEKELGGLAEGPERDAAIEALKAEIAENRAKVLASGEKADPEAGRKKDLPGGLYIIGTERHESRRIDNQLRGRSGRQGDPGRSKFYLSLKDDLMRIFGSDRMDGMLQRLGLEQGEAIIHPWINKAIEKAQQKVEARNFDMRKNVLKYDNVMNDQRKVVFEQRRDLMGQDSVRDTIDEMRHGVIDDLVAVHIPENAYAEQWDAEGLKQRALDVLNLDLPVEEWVKEEGIADEEIRERLRKASDESYAARVERNGAEVMAYVEKQVVLQVFDHLWREHLVSLDHLRQVVGWRGFAQRDPLNEYKSEAFELFNGLVAALREQVTAQLAHVEIMQQQPEDFPGAGFEGAGFGEPQLPPMFAEHRDPTTGENEFAYGGSDGGAGGAYGFAARDLSSDTAVLERKSDDPSTWGRVGRNEPCPCGSGKKYKHCHGRFATEA, from the coding sequence ATGCTCGGTGCCCTCGCCAAGAAGATTTTCGGCTCGTCCAACGACCGCCGCGTCAAGGGTTTTCGCCCGCGCGTCGCGGCCATCAACGCGCTGGAGCCCGAAATCAGCGCGCTCACCGACGAGCAGCTGCGCGCCCGCACGCAAGCCTTCCGCGATCAGCTCGCCGCCGGCACTCGCCTCGACGACCTGCTGGTGCCCGCCTTCGCCACCGTGCGCGAGGCGGCCAAGCGCGTGCTCGGCCAGCGCCATTTCGACGTGCAGATGATCGGCGGCATGGTGCTGCACGAGAGCGGCATCTCGGAGATGAAGACCGGCGAGGGCAAGACGCTGGTCGCGACCCTGCCGGTCTACCTCAACGCGCTCGAGGGCAAGGGCGTCCACGTCGTCACCGTCAACGACTACCTCGCCTCCCGCGACGCGGAGTGGATGGGCCGGGTCTACCGCTTCCTGGGGCTCACCGTCGGCACCATCGTGCACGGGCTCGACGACGGGCAGCGCAAGGACGCCTATGCCTGCGACATCACCTACGGCACCAACAACGAGTTCGGCTTCGACTACCTTCGCGACAACATGAAGTACGAGCTCTCGCAGATGACGCAGCGGGGGCACCACTTCGCCATCGTCGACGAGGTCGATTCGATCCTCATCGACGAAGCGCGCACGCCGCTCATCATCTCCGGCCCCGTCGATGACCGCTCGGAACTCTACGTCGCGGTCGATTCAATCATGCCGCAATTGCTGCCCGAGCATTACGACCTCGACGAGAAGCAGCGCCAAGTCTCGCTGACGGAGGCCGGCAACGAGTTCATCGAGGAGGCCCTGCGCGAGGCCGGCATCCTCAAGGAGGGCGATCTCTACGACGCCCACAACGTCACCCTCGTCCACCACGTGAACCAGGCGCTTCGCGCCCACACCCTGTTCACGCTGGACAAGGACTACATCGTCAAGAACGACGAGGTCGTCATCATCGACGAGTTCACCGGCCGCATGATGCAGGGCCGGCGCTACTCGGAAGGGCTCCATCAGGCGCTGGAGGCCAAGGAGCGGGTGACGATCCAGCCCGAGAACCAGACGCTCGCCTCGATCACCTTCCAGAACTACTTCCGCCTCTACAAGAAGCTCGCCGGCATGACCGGCACGGCGTCCACGGAAGCGGACGAGTTCGCCGAGATCTACAAGCTCGACGTGGTCGACATCCCGACCAACAAGGAGATCGAGCGCGTCGACGAGGACGACGAGGTCTACCGCACCGTCGAGGAGAAGTACGAGGCGATCATCAAGGAGATCGACAAGGCGCATCGCCGCCTGCAGCCGGTGCTGGTCGGCACCGGCTCGATCGAGAAGTCGGAGCTGATCGGCGAGCTGCTCAAGAAGGCCGGCTACACGCTGCTCGACTATTCCGACCCGAACGCGCTGACCGACGTCTACGCCGCCGCCCGCGAGAACCGGGTGACGAAGCGCTTCGCCGTGCTCAACGCCCGCTTCCACGAGCAGGAAGCCTACATCGTGGCGGAAGCCGGCGTGCCCGGCGCGATCACCATCGCCACCAACATGGCCGGCCGCGGCACCGACATCAAACTCGGCGGCAACCTCGAAATGCGCATTGAGAAGGAGCTCGGCGGGCTCGCCGAGGGGCCGGAGCGCGACGCCGCCATCGAGGCACTCAAGGCCGAGATCGCCGAGAACCGCGCCAAGGTGCTGGCCTCGGGCGAGAAGGCCGACCCGGAGGCGGGCCGTAAGAAGGATCTGCCGGGCGGGCTCTACATCATCGGCACCGAGCGCCACGAGTCGCGGCGCATCGACAACCAGTTGCGCGGCCGTTCCGGCCGCCAGGGCGATCCGGGCCGCTCGAAGTTCTACCTGTCCCTCAAGGACGACCTGATGCGCATCTTCGGGTCCGACCGCATGGACGGAATGCTGCAGCGGCTCGGCCTGGAGCAGGGCGAGGCGATCATCCACCCCTGGATCAACAAGGCGATCGAGAAGGCGCAGCAGAAGGTCGAAGCGCGCAACTTCGACATGCGCAAGAACGTGCTCAAGTACGACAACGTCATGAACGACCAGCGCAAGGTCGTGTTCGAGCAGCGCCGCGACCTGATGGGCCAGGACAGTGTGCGCGACACCATCGACGAGATGCGCCACGGCGTAATCGACGACCTCGTGGCCGTGCACATCCCCGAGAACGCCTATGCCGAGCAGTGGGACGCGGAAGGGCTGAAGCAGCGCGCCCTCGATGTGCTCAACCTCGATCTGCCCGTGGAGGAGTGGGTCAAGGAAGAGGGCATCGCCGACGAGGAGATCCGCGAGCGCCTGCGCAAGGCCTCCGACGAGTCCTATGCCGCCCGCGTCGAGCGCAACGGCGCCGAGGTGATGGCCTATGTCGAGAAGCAGGTGGTGCTGCAGGTGTTCGACCACCTCTGGCGCGAGCACCTCGTCTCCCTCGACCACCTGCGGCAGGTGGTCGGCTGGCGCGGTTTTGCCCAGCGCGACCCGCTCAACGAGTACAAGTCGGAGGCGTTCGAGCTGTTCAACGGCCTCGTGGCGGCCCTGCGCGAGCAGGTGACCGCGCAGCTCGCCCATGTCGAGATCATGCAGCAGCAGCCCGAGGATTTCCCCGGCGCCGGATTCGAGGGGGCGGGTTTCGGCGAGCCGCAGCTGCCGCCGATGTTCGCCGAGCATCGCGATCCGACCACCGGGGAGAACGAGTTCGCCTATGGCGGCAGCGACGGCGGAGCGGGGGGCGCCTACGGCTTTGCCGCGCGCGACCTCTCGTCGGATACGGCGGTGCTGGAGCGCAAGTCCGACGACCCCTCCACCTGGGGCCGGGTCGGCCGCAACGAGCCCTGCCCCTGCGGCTCGGGCAAGAAGTACAAGCACTGCCACGGCCGCTTCGCCACCGAGGCGTGA
- a CDS encoding GNAT family N-acetyltransferase translates to MSGPIVYGLEPDLDAETFQGVLVESGLAPRRPAEYLERLDRMLRGSDLIVTARRDGRLVGVARTLTDFAFCAYLSDLAVARDCQGLGIGRRLIAETRAAAGPEASLLLTAAPGVEDYYEAIGMPRVPHAFRYDKER, encoded by the coding sequence GTGAGCGGCCCCATCGTCTACGGGCTGGAGCCGGATCTCGACGCGGAGACCTTTCAGGGTGTCCTCGTCGAATCCGGCCTCGCGCCGCGGCGGCCGGCCGAATATCTTGAGCGGCTCGACCGGATGCTCAGGGGCTCCGACCTGATCGTCACCGCCCGACGCGACGGGCGCCTTGTCGGCGTGGCGCGCACGCTGACCGACTTCGCCTTCTGCGCCTACCTCTCCGACCTCGCGGTCGCCCGCGACTGCCAGGGCCTCGGCATCGGCCGCCGGCTCATCGCCGAGACGCGGGCGGCGGCCGGGCCCGAGGCCTCCCTGCTGCTCACCGCCGCACCCGGCGTCGAGGACTATTACGAGGCCATCGGCATGCCGCGCGTGCCGCACGCCTTCCGCTATGACAAGGAACGCTGA
- the ampC gene encoding class C beta-lactamase yields MRKVGFFALVLSGLLRSSGPAAAEDPPARIAAAVERSYRPLLKAYDVPGLAVAVTRSGHSAVFTFGLADRERQRPVTRDTLFEIGSVSKTFTATLAAYAQALGRLSLADAPSRFLPPLRGSALDRVSLLDLGTYTAGGLPLQFPDGVTDAAAMFAYFREWQPSAPPGTQRLYSNPSLGLFGAATAVAMGGEFADLMERRLFPGLGLAHSFIRVPASEMERYAWGYGRDDRPIRVGRGVLDAEAYGVKSSAADMIRFIEAHLDPGRLDPPLRRAVEGTGVGYSRTGEMVQALGWELLPYPLTLERLQAANADTMRFEAQPAARLDPPEAPKGATLFNKTGSTNGFGAYVAFVPAKRIGLVMLANRAFPIPARIAAAHAVLEALADEAP; encoded by the coding sequence ATGCGAAAGGTGGGGTTCTTCGCCCTTGTCCTGAGCGGCCTGCTGCGCAGCTCAGGTCCCGCGGCGGCCGAAGACCCGCCGGCACGGATCGCCGCCGCTGTGGAACGCAGCTACCGCCCGCTCCTGAAGGCATACGACGTGCCCGGCCTCGCCGTCGCCGTGACGCGGAGCGGGCACTCCGCGGTCTTCACCTTCGGCCTCGCCGACCGGGAGCGGCAGCGCCCGGTGACGCGGGACACGCTGTTCGAGATCGGCTCGGTCAGCAAGACGTTCACCGCGACGCTCGCCGCTTACGCGCAGGCGCTCGGCCGGCTCTCGCTCGCCGACGCGCCGAGCCGGTTCCTGCCGCCGCTGCGGGGCAGCGCCCTCGACCGTGTCAGTCTGCTCGATCTCGGCACCTACACCGCGGGCGGCCTGCCGCTACAATTCCCCGACGGCGTCACCGACGCGGCGGCGATGTTCGCCTATTTCCGCGAGTGGCAGCCCTCCGCGCCACCCGGAACGCAGCGGCTCTACTCCAACCCGAGCCTCGGCCTGTTCGGAGCCGCCACCGCGGTGGCCATGGGTGGCGAATTCGCCGACCTGATGGAGAGGCGGCTGTTTCCGGGGCTCGGCCTCGCGCACAGCTTCATCCGCGTGCCGGCCTCGGAGATGGAACGCTACGCCTGGGGCTACGGTCGGGATGACAGGCCGATCCGGGTCGGCCGGGGCGTGCTCGATGCCGAGGCCTACGGCGTCAAATCCAGCGCCGCCGACATGATCCGCTTCATCGAGGCCCATCTCGATCCGGGCCGCCTCGACCCGCCGCTGCGGCGGGCGGTCGAAGGCACCGGTGTCGGATATTCCCGGACCGGGGAGATGGTGCAGGCGCTCGGCTGGGAACTCTTGCCCTATCCGCTCACGCTCGAGCGCCTTCAGGCCGCCAATGCCGATACCATGCGGTTCGAGGCGCAGCCCGCCGCGCGGCTCGATCCGCCGGAAGCGCCGAAGGGCGCCACGCTGTTCAACAAGACCGGCTCCACCAACGGCTTCGGCGCCTATGTCGCCTTCGTGCCCGCAAAGCGCATCGGTCTCGTCATGCTGGCCAACCGCGCCTTTCCGATCCCGGCGCGCATCGCGGCGGCGCATGCCGTGCTGGAGGCGCTGGCGGACGAGGCGCCTTGA
- a CDS encoding 4'-phosphopantetheinyl transferase superfamily protein produces the protein MTGEESAESAAGPEAARPLVRSLRLGLDAPRTGPMQAALALACGPLDWLDAHRAGFLHADEAALLTDRLHARRRHGLLIGRYAAKCALAALRPDLDPRALAIRPGVLEQPVLSGAGSDKNLGISLSHAGPVAVAVAFPEACPMGIDLERIRPANVALLTGQTHATERRLLAAHLVGPEAERLTRLWCLKEALSKALRCGLTVPLDLLAIGSVEAKATGLGVTFANFAQYQGLSLAAGDLAAALVLPRPPAVTLALDAREWKAFQQALSEAAAWEPGA, from the coding sequence ATGACGGGCGAGGAAAGTGCCGAAAGCGCGGCAGGACCGGAGGCCGCCCGCCCGCTGGTGCGGAGCCTGCGCCTGGGCCTCGACGCGCCCCGGACCGGCCCGATGCAGGCCGCGCTCGCCCTCGCCTGCGGGCCGCTCGACTGGCTGGACGCCCATCGCGCCGGCTTTCTCCACGCGGACGAGGCGGCGCTTCTCACCGACCGTCTCCACGCCCGGCGCCGCCACGGCCTGCTGATCGGGCGCTACGCCGCCAAATGCGCGCTCGCCGCGCTCCGGCCCGATCTCGATCCTCGGGCGCTGGCGATCCGGCCCGGCGTGCTGGAGCAGCCGGTCCTGTCCGGCGCGGGTTCGGACAAAAATCTCGGCATCAGCCTGTCCCATGCCGGCCCGGTCGCGGTGGCGGTTGCCTTTCCCGAGGCCTGCCCGATGGGAATCGACTTGGAGCGAATCCGGCCGGCCAACGTCGCGCTCCTGACCGGCCAGACCCATGCGACCGAGCGGCGCCTCCTCGCCGCCCATCTCGTGGGGCCGGAGGCCGAGCGGCTGACGCGGCTCTGGTGCCTGAAGGAAGCCTTGTCCAAGGCCCTGCGCTGCGGCCTCACCGTGCCGCTCGACCTTCTCGCCATCGGCAGCGTCGAGGCGAAGGCAACGGGGCTCGGCGTCACCTTCGCGAACTTCGCGCAATATCAGGGCCTGAGCCTCGCGGCCGGCGATCTCGCCGCCGCCCTGGTGCTGCCGCGCCCGCCGGCGGTGACGCTGGCCCTCGATGCGAGGGAATGGAAGGCGTTCCAACAGGCCCTGAGCGAAGCGGCGGCGTGGGAGCCGGGCGCGTAG
- a CDS encoding PHB depolymerase family esterase: protein MTERHNAFFTDMAEATRLTQAGRLGEATALIQRSLGAAGMPSERPQPADPSAASHTLPRLEGPAGRLEAEAEAPHATPIPERLRGSIDQMMQSLRTLAPNLRDLVGGGLHAPGANGIESEGLEPEGGQFVARSFSNAAGARDYKLFIPSPRSGRRPLVVMLHGCTQSPDDFAAGTRMNALAEEEGIYVVYPRQSSRANAQRCWNWFEPGDQGRESGEAGIIAGLVRAVCAEHPIDRSRIYIAGLSAGGAAAANIARAYPDLFAGLGVHSGLAAGCARDLPSALSAMRVGAPGAAEPGGAAGFGAGSVTQALRVPTIVFHGEGDGTVHPRNAEAVLAQAGVEALTPQRESGTGGGHSYTRTRYADEAGRVQVEAWSVQGAGHAWSGGSPAGSYTDANGPDASRAMLDFFLSHRLPGAQG, encoded by the coding sequence ATGACCGAACGTCACAACGCCTTCTTCACCGATATGGCCGAGGCCACCCGCCTGACCCAGGCCGGACGGCTCGGCGAGGCGACGGCCCTGATCCAGCGCAGTCTCGGCGCCGCAGGCATGCCGTCCGAGAGGCCGCAACCAGCCGATCCGTCGGCGGCTTCCCACACTCTCCCGCGGCTCGAAGGCCCGGCGGGTCGGCTCGAGGCGGAGGCGGAGGCGCCGCACGCGACGCCGATCCCGGAGCGGCTCCGCGGAAGCATCGACCAGATGATGCAGAGCCTGCGCACGCTGGCCCCCAACCTGCGGGATCTGGTGGGCGGCGGTCTGCACGCACCCGGAGCCAACGGCATCGAATCCGAGGGTCTCGAGCCGGAGGGCGGCCAGTTCGTCGCGCGTAGCTTCTCCAACGCGGCCGGCGCACGGGACTACAAGCTGTTCATCCCAAGCCCGCGGAGCGGACGACGCCCGCTCGTCGTGATGCTGCACGGCTGCACCCAGTCGCCGGACGATTTCGCGGCGGGCACACGCATGAACGCGCTTGCCGAGGAGGAGGGGATCTACGTCGTCTATCCCCGCCAATCGAGCCGGGCCAACGCGCAAAGGTGCTGGAACTGGTTCGAGCCCGGCGACCAGGGCCGGGAGTCCGGCGAGGCCGGCATCATCGCCGGGCTCGTCCGTGCGGTCTGCGCCGAGCACCCGATCGACCGCTCGCGCATCTACATCGCCGGGCTCTCGGCGGGCGGGGCGGCGGCGGCCAACATTGCCCGGGCCTATCCCGATCTGTTCGCCGGGCTCGGCGTGCATTCGGGGCTCGCGGCGGGCTGTGCCCGCGACCTGCCCTCGGCGCTCTCCGCGATGCGGGTCGGTGCGCCCGGCGCGGCCGAACCCGGCGGGGCCGCCGGCTTCGGCGCGGGCTCGGTGACGCAGGCCCTGCGGGTGCCGACCATCGTCTTCCACGGCGAAGGCGACGGCACCGTCCATCCCCGCAACGCCGAGGCCGTCCTGGCGCAGGCCGGCGTCGAGGCGCTGACGCCGCAGCGGGAGAGCGGCACCGGGGGCGGCCACAGCTACACCCGCACCCGCTACGCCGACGAGGCGGGCCGGGTGCAGGTCGAGGCGTGGTCGGTGCAGGGCGCCGGCCATGCTTGGTCGGGCGGCAGCCCGGCTGGCAGCTACACCGACGCGAACGGACCGGATGCCTCGCGGGCGATGCTCGACTTCTTCCTGAGCCACCGCCTGCCGGGCGCGCAGGGGTAA
- a CDS encoding CopG family transcriptional regulator, whose product MMDGMQASRPKAPIVMRGGARSGDHEKITVNLGFVDLGHVDLLVSEGVYANRSDFIRTAVRNQIERHADITRQSVARNPIEVGLRRYGRAELETARAMGTRLDIRVLGLAVIADDVPADLASAAIASIEVLGSLQASPAVKRALADRLL is encoded by the coding sequence ATGATGGATGGGATGCAGGCGAGCCGGCCCAAAGCCCCGATCGTGATGCGGGGCGGGGCGAGATCCGGCGACCATGAGAAGATCACGGTCAATCTCGGCTTCGTCGATCTCGGACATGTCGACCTGCTCGTCTCGGAAGGCGTTTACGCCAACCGCAGCGACTTCATCCGCACGGCGGTCCGCAATCAGATCGAGCGGCACGCCGACATCACCCGCCAATCGGTCGCCCGCAATCCGATCGAAGTCGGCCTGCGCCGCTATGGCCGGGCCGAACTGGAGACGGCGCGGGCGATGGGGACACGGCTCGACATCCGTGTCCTCGGCCTCGCCGTCATTGCCGACGACGTCCCCGCCGACCTCGCCAGCGCCGCGATCGCCTCGATCGAAGTGCTCGGCAGCCTCCAGGCCAGTCCCGCCGTGAAGCGGGCCCTGGCCGATCGCCTGCTCTGA
- the dnaQ gene encoding DNA polymerase III subunit epsilon, with the protein MLREIVLDTETTGTDAKNGDRLIEIGCVELINHVQTGKFYHQLINPQRAVSEGAFAVHGISDAMLADKPVFADVVDAFVAFCGDARLVIHNAPFDVGFLNMEFARLGPAAPKPIPLEDVVDTLLLARRKHPGAANNLDALCNRYGVDTTRRVKHGALLDAQILAEVYVEILGGKQTSLGLSIAEPAGSVTVAASADSGPAGPRPMRSRLTEAERLRHGSFVESLGTNAVWREYLEP; encoded by the coding sequence ATGCTGCGCGAGATCGTCCTCGATACCGAGACCACCGGCACGGATGCCAAGAATGGCGATCGGCTGATCGAGATCGGCTGCGTCGAGCTGATCAACCACGTCCAGACCGGCAAATTCTATCACCAGCTCATCAACCCGCAGCGGGCGGTGTCCGAGGGGGCGTTCGCGGTCCACGGCATCTCGGATGCGATGCTCGCCGACAAGCCGGTCTTCGCCGATGTGGTCGATGCCTTCGTCGCCTTCTGCGGCGATGCGCGGCTGGTGATCCACAACGCGCCCTTCGACGTCGGCTTCCTCAACATGGAGTTCGCCCGGCTCGGGCCCGCCGCACCGAAGCCGATTCCGCTGGAGGACGTGGTCGATACCCTGCTGCTCGCCCGCCGCAAGCATCCGGGCGCGGCCAACAACCTCGACGCGCTGTGCAACCGCTACGGCGTCGACACCACCCGCCGGGTCAAGCACGGCGCGCTGCTCGACGCGCAGATCCTGGCCGAGGTCTACGTCGAAATCCTGGGAGGCAAGCAGACCAGCCTGGGGCTCAGCATCGCCGAACCCGCCGGAAGCGTGACGGTCGCGGCCTCGGCTGATTCGGGCCCGGCCGGACCGCGGCCGATGCGCAGCCGGCTCACCGAGGCGGAGCGCCTGCGGCATGGCAGCTTTGTCGAGAGCCTCGGAACAAACGCCGTCTGGCGGGAATACTTGGAGCCGTGA
- the coaE gene encoding dephospho-CoA kinase (Dephospho-CoA kinase (CoaE) performs the final step in coenzyme A biosynthesis.), whose protein sequence is MSATDPSRRPVVLGLTGSIGMGKSATAAMFSARGVPLHDSDAAVHALYGPGGAAARAIGDAFPGTLTPEGGVDRPALRAAVLGNSEKLARLEAIVHPLVRDVSRAFLARHADAPLVVLDIPLLFETGAEARCDAVLVVTAPPEVQRARVLARPGMTEAAFEAIRAKQMPDAEKRARADFLIDTSRGFGHAEAEVGRIVEELASRTR, encoded by the coding sequence ATGAGCGCGACCGACCCATCCCGCCGCCCCGTGGTGCTCGGCCTCACCGGCTCGATCGGCATGGGCAAATCGGCCACCGCGGCGATGTTTTCCGCCCGCGGCGTCCCGCTCCACGATTCGGACGCGGCGGTCCACGCCCTCTATGGACCGGGCGGCGCCGCAGCGCGGGCGATCGGCGACGCCTTTCCCGGCACCCTGACGCCGGAGGGCGGTGTCGACCGGCCGGCGCTGCGCGCAGCGGTGCTCGGAAATTCCGAAAAGCTCGCGCGGCTGGAGGCGATCGTGCATCCGCTGGTCCGCGACGTGAGCCGCGCCTTCCTCGCTCGCCACGCGGACGCGCCGCTCGTCGTCCTCGACATCCCGCTCCTGTTCGAGACCGGGGCCGAGGCCCGCTGCGACGCCGTCCTCGTCGTCACCGCGCCGCCGGAGGTTCAGCGCGCCCGCGTGCTCGCCCGTCCCGGCATGACCGAGGCGGCGTTCGAGGCAATCCGCGCCAAGCAGATGCCGGATGCCGAGAAGCGGGCGCGGGCAGACTTTCTGATCGATACGAGCCGCGGGTTCGGCCACGCGGAAGCCGAGGTGGGGCGGATCGTCGAGGAACTGGCCAGCCGAACCCGCTGA
- a CDS encoding shikimate dehydrogenase → MTLRAFVVGHPIRHSRSPLIHGHWLAEHGLDGTYERIDVAPDAFEVFFRGLPGSGFAGGNVTIPHKEAAYRLADSLTPRAKRIGAVNTLIVEGDRVRGDNTDAPGFIAHLDQSLGEGWPERIGGTALVLGAGGAARAIVVGLVERGLSVRVANRSPERARALAELDPDHVAALAWEAVPEALAETGLLVNTTSLGMAGHPPLALDLTPLPDRAAVADIVYVPLETPLLAAARARGLAAVDGLGMLLHQAVPGFAAWFGLRPAVTPALRQKIVADLAAA, encoded by the coding sequence ATGACCCTCAGGGCCTTCGTCGTCGGCCACCCGATCCGGCATTCCCGCTCGCCGCTGATCCACGGCCACTGGCTCGCCGAGCACGGGCTCGACGGCACTTACGAGCGCATCGACGTGGCGCCCGACGCCTTCGAGGTGTTCTTCCGCGGTCTGCCCGGTTCGGGCTTTGCCGGCGGCAACGTCACCATCCCGCACAAGGAGGCGGCCTACCGCCTCGCGGATTCGCTGACGCCGCGTGCGAAAAGAATCGGGGCGGTGAACACGCTGATCGTCGAGGGCGACCGCGTGCGCGGCGACAACACCGACGCGCCGGGCTTCATCGCCCATCTCGATCAGAGCCTCGGTGAGGGCTGGCCCGAGCGCATCGGCGGGACCGCCCTCGTGCTCGGCGCGGGCGGTGCGGCGCGGGCCATCGTCGTCGGGCTGGTGGAGCGGGGGCTCTCGGTCCGCGTCGCCAACCGCAGCCCCGAGCGGGCGCGGGCGCTGGCCGAACTCGACCCCGATCACGTCGCGGCGCTGGCCTGGGAGGCCGTGCCCGAGGCGCTCGCCGAGACCGGGCTCCTCGTCAACACCACCTCGCTCGGCATGGCCGGGCATCCGCCGCTCGCGCTCGACCTCACTCCGCTCCCGGACCGCGCGGCGGTGGCCGACATCGTCTACGTGCCGCTGGAGACGCCGCTTCTGGCCGCGGCGCGGGCGCGGGGGCTCGCGGCGGTCGACGGGCTCGGCATGCTGCTGCATCAGGCGGTGCCGGGCTTTGCCGCGTGGTTCGGCCTGCGCCCAGCGGTGACGCCGGCCCTGCGCCAAAAGATCGTCGCGGATCTCGCCGCGGCATGA